The Borrelia turicatae 91E135 genome has a window encoding:
- a CDS encoding variable large family protein translates to MSCGSGQQPQAGKDGEAATGGKSLSEVLMEVGRSAENVFYSFLELLSDTLGFTAKSTTKKDEVGDYFNSLGMKLGQASEELEEVAKNSKVEGEGAKDSLLNKVIKEAVDAAKAALNILKTNVNLLGTIGDNNVVGYANNVVGSGTQADETELKKAFNSLKEIVKAATDSGVQELKAGTITLQVNGGADNKDGAKILATSGNNPAATDAGKAAVILSTVSGEEILKSIIASQESDAQLSDNATADTSAISFAKGGSDAHLAGSTDAKAAAVAGGIALRSLVKTGKLAAGAADNVTGGGKEVQGLGVTAVNKLLVAVEDIIKKTVKNVLKTAKEKIDEARTPKLAG, encoded by the coding sequence GGTAGGTAGAAGTGCTGAAAATGTCTTTTATTCATTTTTGGAGTTACTCTCAGATACATTAGGTTTTACTGCTAAATCAACTACAAAGAAGGATGAAGTAGGAGATTATTTTAACAGTTTAGGTATGAAGCTTGGACAAGCATCTGAAGAATTAGAAGAGGTAGCAAAAAACTCAAAGGTAGAAGGAGAGGGCGCTAAAGATAGTCTATTAAACAAGGTAATTAAAGAAGCAGTTGATGCTGCTAAAGCTGCTTTAAACATATTAAAAACAAATGTAAATTTATTAGGAACAATAGGTGATAATAATGTAGTAGGTTATGCAAATAATGTTGTTGGTTCAGGAACACAGGCAGATGAAACTGAATTAAAGAAAGCCTTTAATTCATTGAAAGAAATAGTAAAAGCTGCAACAGATTCAGGTGTTCAAGAATTAAAAGCAGGAACTATAACATTACAAGTAAATGGAGGCGCAGATAATAAGGATGGGGCTAAGATATTGGCCACAAGTGGTAATAATCCAGCAGCAACAGATGCAGGTAAAGCAGCAGTAATACTATCAACAGTAAGTGGTGAAGAAATTTTAAAATCAATAATTGCATCACAAGAAAGTGATGCACAGCTATCAGACAATGCAACTGCAGATACAAGTGCCATTTCCTTTGCTAAAGGAGGATCAGATGCCCATTTAGCAGGTTCAACTGATGCTAAAGCAGCAGCAGTAGCAGGAGGAATAGCATTACGTTCATTGGTTAAGACAGGTAAATTAGCAGCAGGCGCAGCTGATAATGTTACAGGGGGAGGGAAAGAAGTACAAGGCTTAGGAGTAACTGCAGTAAATAAGTTATTAGTAGCAGTAGAGGATATAATTAAGAAGACAGTAAAGAATGTTCTTAAAACAGCAAAAGAAAAAATAGATGAAGCAAGAACCCCAAAACTAGCAGGTTAA
- the bdr gene encoding Bdr family repetitive protein produces the protein MGLAQPVITQQMVISELTKAGINRDIAIDLSYRYYKNELTYKDIEYLETTFNLKLEKVEATLQADIRDLDNKIVNVKNELKSDIKDLDNKIDTVENNLNTKIDTKFNELDTKIDTVRSELKSDIKDLDTKIDNVENNLNTKIDTVRSELKSDIKDLDTKIDNVENNLNTKIDTVRSELKSDIKDLDTKIDNVENNLNTKIDTVRSELKSDIKDLDNKIDVNKMELDSKLDKTASELKSTLRLHGWMFGTLITLNIGIFLTLISIVYSLLNR, from the coding sequence ATGGGACTTGCTCAACCAGTTATTACTCAACAAATGGTTATATCAGAACTTACTAAAGCTGGTATAAATAGAGATATTGCTATTGATTTATCTTACAGATATTATAAAAATGAACTGACTTATAAAGATATTGAGTATTTAGAGACTACTTTTAACCTTAAACTTGAAAAGGTAGAAGCAACCTTACAAGCCGATATTAGAGACCTTGATAATAAAATTGTCAACGTTAAAAATGAGTTAAAATCTGATATTAAAGACTTAGATAATAAGATAGATACAGTGGAGAATAATCTTAATACTAAGATTGATACTAAGTTCAATGAACTTGATACTAAGATTGATACAGTCAGAAGTGAATTAAAATCTGATATTAAAGACCTGGATACTAAGATTGACAACGTTGAGAATAATCTTAATACTAAGATTGATACAGTTAGAAGTGAATTAAAATCTGATATTAAAGACCTGGATACCAAGATTGACAACGTTGAGAATAATCTTAATACTAAGATTGATACAGTTAGAAGTGAATTAAAATCTGATATTAAAGACCTGGATACCAAGATTGACAACGTTGAGAATAATCTTAATACTAAGATTGATACAGTTAGAAGTGAATTAAAATCTGACATTAAAGACTTGGATAATAAGATTGATGTTAACAAAATGGAACTTGATAGTAAACTTGATAAAACTGCATCTGAACTTAAGAGTACATTAAGACTTCATGGTTGGATGTTTGGTACCCTTATTACCCTTAATATAGGAATTTTTTTAACATTAATATCCATAGTCTATTCATTGTTAAATAGATGA